The genomic DNA TGGGCGGCGAGACGCAGCTTTCCGAGGTCGAGCACTTCCTCACGCCGAAGCCCTCCGTCGCGGGCATTGCTGAAGGCGACATCGTGGAGCTCATCGCCGGCCCGTTCAAGGGCGAGAAGGCCCGCGTGCAGCGCATCGACGAGTCGAAGGAGGAGATCACGGTCGAGCTCTTCGAGGCCATGGTCCCCATCCCCGTCACGGTGCGCGGCGACAACGTGCGCGTCCTGCAGAAGAAGCCCGGCCAGTGAGGCTTTGATGCCTCGCCGGCGGGCGAGCCCCGACCCCGCGCAGGAAGGCGCG from Candidatus Thermoplasmatota archaeon includes the following:
- a CDS encoding transcription elongation factor Spt5, translating into MADVQKSPVAQKGGIYALKTTINQEKTVAQMLTGKAMRNKTGILAILSPAELRGYVLVEAEDREALEKFVKGIPHARGLVGGETQLSEVEHFLTPKPSVAGIAEGDIVELIAGPFKGEKARVQRIDESKEEITVELFEAMVPIPVTVRGDNVRVLQKKPGQ